The proteins below are encoded in one region of Kineococcus rhizosphaerae:
- a CDS encoding carbohydrate ABC transporter permease: protein MTHVSSRLSGASASPAFSRNAVQPRRATSPARVILTLVMVALALYFLIPVLWMIFASTKSTADLNSSFGFWFADIHFVQNLKTVFVLQDGIFLRWMGNSLLYAGVGSLGATLIAAAAGYSLAKFHFAGRDALLGFILGGVLIPATVLALPTYILLDRVGLINTYWAVFLPSLGSTFGVFLCRIYVASSVPDEIIEAARVDGAGEVRIFFTIVLRMVVPALVTVFLFSFISIWNNFFLPLIVLNDERKWPVTLGLYSLQQSAQSDPDIVRTVVTGSLVSTIPLVILFLVLQRYWRSGLTAGALK, encoded by the coding sequence GTGACCCACGTGTCCAGTCGCCTCTCCGGCGCATCCGCGAGTCCAGCCTTCTCCCGAAACGCCGTGCAACCGCGGCGAGCGACATCACCTGCTCGGGTCATCCTGACCCTGGTCATGGTCGCGTTGGCTCTGTACTTCCTCATCCCCGTCCTTTGGATGATCTTCGCCTCGACGAAGAGCACCGCAGACCTCAACTCATCCTTCGGGTTCTGGTTCGCCGACATCCACTTCGTACAGAATCTGAAGACGGTGTTCGTCCTGCAGGATGGGATCTTCCTGCGCTGGATGGGCAACTCACTGCTCTATGCCGGCGTAGGATCGCTGGGCGCCACCCTGATCGCGGCCGCTGCGGGCTACTCGCTGGCCAAATTTCACTTCGCCGGCCGTGACGCTCTGCTGGGGTTCATCCTCGGAGGGGTGCTCATCCCGGCCACCGTCCTGGCCCTGCCCACCTACATCCTGCTGGACCGGGTCGGCCTCATCAACACCTACTGGGCGGTCTTCCTGCCCAGCCTCGGCAGCACCTTCGGGGTCTTCCTGTGCCGGATCTATGTCGCCTCCTCGGTCCCCGATGAGATCATCGAAGCGGCTCGCGTCGATGGAGCCGGGGAAGTGCGGATCTTTTTCACCATCGTCTTGCGGATGGTCGTGCCGGCCCTCGTGACCGTCTTCCTGTTCAGCTTCATCTCCATCTGGAACAACTTCTTCCTTCCCCTCATCGTCCTCAATGATGAGAGGAAGTGGCCGGTCACTCTGGGGCTGTACTCCCTGCAGCAGAGCGCCCAGAGCGACCCGGACATCGTGCGGACCGTCGTGACTGGTTCGCTCGTCTCCACTATTCCGCTGGTCATTTTGTTCTTGGTCCTGCAGCGGTACTGGCGCAGCGGCCTGACCGCAGGTGCACTCAAGTGA
- a CDS encoding beta-galactosidase, translating into MPKPSAAKILYGGDYNPEQWPEDVRKEDLALFDKAGIDTLTIGVFSWGLFQRNETEYDFGELDSIVESLQSAGKRICLATGTGGHPAWLARKYPDVTRVDFEGRKHVYGQRHNACPNSPSFRRFATAYVEQLATRYRDVDEIVAWHIGNEYGGACYCENCARAFRVWLQRRYGTLQRLNEAWNTTFWSHTMYDWDDVVPPNALSEHWRGPDHTAFNGITLDYHRFTTDSMIDSFLAEKEVVRRHTPSIPVTTNFMGQYRPLDYHRWAPHLDFASWDNYPRDAKSPDMMGLSHDLMRGLKRGDPFWLMEQTPSTTASRDVNPVKRPGILALWSWQAVAHGADAVLYFQMRQSKGACEKYHGAVIDHSGRDDTRVFRETADLGSKLEHLAGEIVGSQARNRTALLFDWDSWWALEISDGPNRLLKYQDVMRRYYAALQNAGIGVDVVDVSTDLSGYDVVVAPVLHLLKGDLAGRIERFVDGGGHFVTTFLSGRVDVDDNAFLSDVPGPLVNVLGLRVTETDALGPEEPNSITVTDAAAGPFEASLIFDVVETGTAEVLATYANDFYAGTPAVTRNRLGQGTAWYCATHLDSTGVTWLLGQVLAEAGLSSPYGGVPGIEVTERHRDDATYLFLLNHGITETVITLDRTGRSLLTDTDIAAGDIVAIPAAGVVVLKSAPTAS; encoded by the coding sequence ATGCCGAAACCTTCTGCCGCTAAGATTCTTTACGGCGGGGACTACAACCCCGAGCAGTGGCCCGAAGACGTCCGCAAGGAAGATCTTGCCCTCTTCGACAAGGCCGGTATCGACACTCTGACCATCGGGGTCTTCTCCTGGGGCCTGTTCCAGCGCAACGAGACCGAGTACGATTTCGGCGAGCTGGACTCGATCGTGGAATCATTGCAGAGCGCGGGCAAGCGCATCTGCCTGGCCACCGGCACCGGGGGACACCCGGCGTGGTTGGCGCGCAAGTACCCCGACGTGACCCGAGTCGACTTCGAGGGACGCAAGCACGTCTACGGCCAGCGACACAACGCCTGCCCGAACTCTCCGTCCTTCCGACGTTTCGCCACCGCCTACGTCGAGCAGTTGGCCACACGCTACCGAGACGTCGATGAGATCGTGGCGTGGCACATCGGCAACGAGTACGGCGGCGCCTGCTACTGCGAGAACTGCGCCCGCGCGTTCCGCGTGTGGCTGCAGCGACGTTACGGCACCCTGCAGCGCCTCAATGAGGCCTGGAACACGACTTTCTGGTCGCACACCATGTACGACTGGGACGACGTCGTGCCGCCGAACGCGCTCAGCGAGCACTGGCGAGGGCCCGACCACACAGCCTTCAACGGCATCACGCTGGACTACCACCGGTTCACCACGGACAGCATGATCGACAGTTTCCTGGCCGAGAAGGAGGTGGTGCGCCGGCACACCCCCAGCATTCCGGTAACCACGAACTTCATGGGCCAGTACCGGCCGCTGGACTACCACCGGTGGGCCCCACACCTGGATTTCGCCTCCTGGGACAACTATCCCCGCGATGCGAAGTCCCCGGACATGATGGGTCTGTCCCACGATCTGATGCGTGGCCTCAAGAGAGGCGACCCGTTCTGGCTGATGGAACAGACCCCGAGTACCACCGCCTCCCGTGATGTCAATCCCGTGAAGCGTCCCGGGATCCTCGCCCTATGGAGCTGGCAGGCCGTGGCTCACGGTGCCGACGCCGTCCTGTACTTCCAGATGCGTCAGTCCAAAGGGGCCTGTGAGAAATATCACGGGGCCGTAATCGACCACTCCGGTCGCGACGACACCCGCGTCTTTCGCGAGACCGCCGACTTGGGGTCGAAACTAGAACACTTGGCGGGAGAGATCGTCGGATCCCAGGCCCGTAACCGGACGGCCCTGCTGTTCGACTGGGACTCTTGGTGGGCGTTGGAAATCTCCGATGGCCCCAACCGGTTGTTGAAGTACCAAGACGTGATGCGTCGCTACTACGCCGCCCTGCAGAACGCCGGGATCGGTGTCGACGTGGTCGACGTTTCCACCGACCTATCTGGTTACGACGTCGTCGTCGCCCCGGTCCTGCACCTGCTCAAGGGGGACCTGGCTGGGCGCATTGAACGGTTCGTCGACGGCGGGGGCCACTTCGTCACCACGTTCTTGTCCGGACGGGTCGACGTCGACGACAACGCGTTCCTGTCCGACGTACCCGGCCCACTCGTGAACGTCCTGGGCCTGCGCGTGACGGAGACCGACGCCCTGGGCCCTGAGGAGCCCAACAGCATCACCGTCACCGACGCAGCAGCGGGCCCCTTCGAGGCCAGCCTGATCTTCGACGTCGTCGAAACGGGCACTGCCGAAGTGTTGGCCACCTACGCCAACGACTTCTATGCCGGCACCCCCGCGGTGACCCGTAACCGTCTAGGGCAGGGAACGGCCTGGTACTGCGCGACCCACCTGGACAGCACGGGTGTGACCTGGCTGCTGGGACAGGTCCTGGCTGAGGCGGGGCTGTCCTCGCCCTACGGTGGGGTGCCTGGTATCGAGGTCACCGAA
- a CDS encoding carbohydrate ABC transporter permease — MLPFLLIFVTFHIIPIFFAVQESLFRQQSSGLGLGESVRQFVGLGNYTRAFGDSTLYAAGGRVLLYGVVQVPIMLFLALGMALAFDSALVHARQFLQVVAFLPYAIPGVIGAILWAFLYVPGISPIVSLLQDIGAPSDFLSPRAVLWSIANVSTWQWTGYNMIIIFAALQALPRDIFEAARVDGAGAWRVAWSIKIPLVLPAILLTALFSIIGTLQLFSEPLVLKTLTGNVTYNYTPNMMVYNLAFGTNDTGYASAVSVVIAAVTFIASIVVLRLLQKRGSQ; from the coding sequence GTGCTGCCTTTCCTCCTCATCTTCGTGACCTTCCACATCATCCCCATTTTCTTCGCCGTCCAGGAGAGCCTGTTCCGCCAGCAGTCCAGCGGTCTGGGGCTCGGTGAATCGGTTCGGCAGTTCGTCGGGCTGGGCAACTACACCCGCGCCTTCGGTGACAGCACGCTGTACGCCGCCGGCGGCCGCGTCCTGCTCTACGGCGTGGTTCAGGTGCCGATCATGCTGTTCTTGGCGTTGGGCATGGCCCTGGCCTTCGACAGCGCCCTCGTCCACGCCCGACAGTTCCTGCAGGTCGTGGCGTTCTTGCCCTACGCGATCCCCGGTGTCATCGGCGCCATTCTCTGGGCGTTCCTTTATGTCCCCGGGATCAGTCCCATCGTCTCTCTGCTGCAGGACATCGGTGCGCCTTCGGACTTCCTGTCCCCTCGCGCGGTGTTGTGGTCGATTGCCAATGTCTCGACCTGGCAATGGACCGGGTACAACATGATCATCATCTTCGCCGCTCTGCAGGCACTGCCACGGGACATCTTCGAGGCAGCTCGTGTCGACGGCGCCGGGGCATGGAGGGTCGCCTGGTCCATCAAGATCCCTCTAGTGCTGCCGGCTATCTTGCTGACCGCTCTGTTCTCGATCATCGGAACGTTGCAGCTGTTCTCGGAACCTCTAGTTCTGAAGACACTCACCGGAAACGTGACGTACAACTACACCCCCAACATGATGGTGTACAACCTGGCGTTCGGCACCAATGACACTGGTTACGCCTCTGCTGTCTCCGTGGTCATCGCGGCCGTCACCTTCATCGCCTCCATCGTCGTCCTGCGACTGTTGCAGAAGAGGGGTTCGCAGTGA